Proteins from a single region of Nakamurella deserti:
- a CDS encoding potassium-transporting ATPase subunit C codes for MRVLSSLRQLGAGLRVLLLLTAVLGVVYPLAVWGLSRIGVGSAEGSALRDGTGCVVGSARVGVDPQVATGAPDPFFHLRLDGDAAAGDPFTAGDPAAADADDLGPNNETLLAFVEARRQAVALRENVDPAVVPADAVTSSGSSVDPQISPAYADLQVPRVARVTGLPEDRVRALVTEHTEGRQWGFLGEERVDVPALNVALGLTAPSCTTP; via the coding sequence ATGCGCGTCCTGTCCTCCCTCCGTCAGCTCGGCGCCGGCCTGCGGGTCCTGCTGTTGCTCACCGCCGTCCTCGGCGTCGTCTACCCGCTGGCCGTCTGGGGTCTGTCCCGGATCGGCGTCGGCTCCGCCGAGGGGTCGGCGCTGCGCGACGGCACCGGCTGCGTCGTCGGCAGCGCCCGCGTCGGCGTCGATCCGCAGGTCGCCACCGGCGCCCCGGATCCCTTCTTCCACCTGCGGCTCGACGGCGACGCCGCCGCCGGGGACCCGTTCACCGCTGGTGACCCGGCCGCCGCGGACGCCGACGACCTCGGGCCGAACAACGAGACGCTGCTCGCCTTCGTCGAGGCCCGCCGGCAGGCCGTCGCCCTCCGCGAGAACGTCGACCCGGCCGTGGTGCCGGCCGACGCGGTGACGTCCTCGGGCTCGAGCGTCGATCCGCAGATCAGTCCGGCCTACGCGGACCTGCAGGTGCCCCGGGTGGCCCGGGTGACCGGTCTGCCCGAGGACCGGGTGCGGGCGCTGGTGACCGAGCACACCGAGGGGCGGCAGTGGGGATTCCTCGGCGAGGAGCGGGTGGACGTGCCGGCGCTGAACGTCGCGCTCGGCCTCACCGCACCGTCGTGCACCACGCCGTGA
- the kdpB gene encoding potassium-transporting ATPase subunit KdpB, producing MTAPSTLEPVVAVEEPTTRRRVPTGIFRPRQLVAALPGALRKLHPRHQARNPVMFVVFVGSIASTVLAVLSPSLFGWLVVVWLWFTVVFANLAESVAEGRGKAQAATLRQAKRDTVARRLGADGTETAVSGNDLVIGDRVLVEAGQTIPGDGDIVEGIATVDESAITGESAPVVRESGGDRCAVTGGTTVLSDRIVVQITAKPGESFVDRMIGLVEGAARQKTPNEIALNILLASLTIVFLLVVVAVGPMAAYGGQTQDPIRLIALLVCLIPTTIGALLSAIGIAGMDRLVQRNVLAMSGRAVEAAGDIDVLLMDKTGTITFGNRRATALHPVDGVPVAALAAAARLSSLADETPEGRSIVDLCAAEFGLPHTLPAPEADAVPVAFTAQTRMSGLDLDGRQIRKGAGTSVLAWTVERGGAAPAELTRLVTEVSQRGGTPLVVAVAEPDRDAAVLGVVELSDVVKPNIAARFADLRAMGIRTVMVTGDNPVTAKSIAAQAGVDDFLAEATPEDKLALIRREQAGGRLVAMTGDGTNDAPALAQADVGVAMNTGTSAAKEAGNMVDLDSDPTKLIEIVEIGKQLLITRGALTTFSLANDLAKYFAILPAMFSGIYPQLDALNIMRLATPSSAILSAVVFNALVIVVLIPLALKGVRYTPTTAARLLKRNLAVYGLGGVLVPFVGIWLIDLVVRLVPGIG from the coding sequence GTGACCGCTCCATCCACCCTCGAACCCGTCGTCGCCGTCGAGGAGCCGACCACCCGGCGCCGGGTCCCCACCGGGATCTTCCGGCCGCGCCAACTCGTCGCCGCGCTGCCCGGTGCGCTGCGCAAACTCCACCCCCGCCACCAGGCCCGCAACCCGGTGATGTTCGTGGTCTTCGTCGGCTCGATCGCCTCGACCGTGCTGGCCGTGCTGTCCCCGAGCCTGTTCGGCTGGCTCGTCGTGGTGTGGCTGTGGTTCACCGTGGTCTTCGCCAACCTCGCCGAGTCGGTGGCCGAGGGTCGCGGCAAGGCCCAGGCGGCCACGCTCCGGCAGGCCAAGCGGGACACCGTGGCCCGCCGGCTCGGCGCCGACGGCACCGAGACCGCCGTCTCCGGCAACGATCTGGTCATCGGCGACCGGGTACTGGTCGAAGCCGGCCAGACCATCCCCGGTGATGGCGACATCGTCGAGGGCATCGCCACCGTGGACGAGTCGGCCATCACCGGTGAATCCGCACCCGTGGTGCGTGAGTCCGGCGGCGACCGGTGTGCCGTGACCGGCGGCACCACCGTGCTGTCCGACCGGATCGTCGTCCAGATCACCGCCAAGCCCGGCGAGTCCTTCGTCGACCGGATGATCGGGCTGGTCGAGGGCGCGGCCCGGCAGAAGACCCCCAACGAGATCGCCCTGAACATCCTGCTCGCCTCGCTGACCATCGTCTTCCTGCTGGTCGTCGTCGCGGTCGGTCCGATGGCGGCCTACGGCGGACAGACCCAGGACCCGATCCGGCTGATCGCCCTGCTGGTCTGCCTGATCCCGACCACCATCGGCGCCCTGCTGTCGGCCATCGGGATCGCCGGCATGGACCGGCTCGTGCAGCGCAACGTGCTGGCCATGAGCGGTCGGGCGGTCGAGGCGGCCGGCGACATCGACGTGCTGCTGATGGACAAGACCGGCACCATCACCTTCGGCAACCGGCGGGCCACCGCCCTGCATCCGGTCGACGGGGTTCCCGTCGCCGCCCTCGCCGCGGCGGCGCGGTTGTCCAGCCTGGCCGACGAGACCCCCGAGGGCCGCAGCATCGTCGACCTGTGCGCCGCGGAGTTCGGCCTGCCGCACACCCTCCCGGCGCCCGAGGCGGATGCCGTTCCCGTCGCGTTCACCGCCCAGACCCGGATGAGCGGACTGGACCTCGACGGGCGGCAGATCCGCAAGGGCGCCGGCACCTCCGTGCTCGCCTGGACGGTGGAGCGCGGCGGCGCCGCGCCGGCCGAGCTGACCCGGCTGGTCACCGAGGTGTCCCAGCGGGGCGGCACCCCGCTGGTGGTCGCCGTCGCCGAACCCGACCGGGACGCCGCGGTGCTCGGCGTCGTCGAGCTGTCCGACGTGGTCAAGCCCAACATCGCCGCCCGCTTCGCCGACCTCCGCGCGATGGGCATCCGGACCGTGATGGTCACCGGCGACAACCCGGTCACCGCGAAGTCCATCGCCGCCCAGGCCGGCGTCGACGACTTCCTCGCCGAGGCCACCCCCGAGGACAAGCTGGCGCTGATCCGCCGCGAGCAGGCCGGCGGCCGGCTGGTCGCGATGACCGGTGACGGCACCAACGACGCCCCGGCGCTCGCCCAGGCCGACGTCGGGGTCGCGATGAACACCGGGACGTCGGCGGCCAAGGAGGCCGGCAACATGGTCGACCTCGACTCCGACCCGACGAAGCTGATCGAGATCGTCGAGATCGGCAAGCAGCTGCTCATCACCCGCGGTGCACTGACCACGTTCTCGCTCGCCAACGACCTCGCGAAGTACTTCGCGATCCTGCCCGCGATGTTCAGCGGCATCTACCCCCAGCTCGACGCGCTCAACATCATGCGCCTGGCCACCCCGTCGTCGGCGATCCTGTCCGCGGTCGTCTTCAACGCACTGGTCATCGTGGTCCTCATCCCGCTGGCCCTGAAGGGCGTCCGCTACACCCCCACCACCGCCGCCCGGCTGCTCAAGCGCAACCTGGCCGTCTACGGCCTCGGCGGCGTCCTCGTTCCCTTCGTCGGGATCTGGCTCATCGACCTCGTCGTGCGCCTCGTCCCGGGAATCGGCTGA
- the kdpA gene encoding potassium-transporting ATPase subunit KdpA, with protein MSPALAAALQLAFVVVVLAVVYVPLGDHMARVYQGATHSRLERGLYRAARIDATTDQTWAGYAGSLLGFTGASIAVLYLLQRVQGVLPLSNGLSGVSPSVAFNTAVSFVTNTNWQSYVPETTMGHLTQLIGLTVQNFVSASVGLAVVVALIRGFVRAGGGGLGNFWVDLVRGSLRILLPLSALVAVVLLTQGVVMSLHASFAATGLDGAAQRIAVAPVASQEAIKEIGTNGGGILNANSAHPFENPTPLSNVVQVIAILVVPVALTRTFGTMVGNVRQGLTLLGVMAALWGALLALATWAESHATGVAGRAAGTMLEGKEVRFGIPGSVLFAVSTTGTSTGAVNSMHDSASAAGGGLYLLNMLFGEIAPGGVGSGLYSMLVFAIIAVFVGGLLVGRTPEFLGKKIGRREITMAALSVLVMPALVLIGAGVAVALPGTLAAQGNGGDPGTASSIHGFSEVLYAYASAANNNGSAFAGITVTSDWFQTSLGLVMLFGRILPILFILALAGSLAAQQPTPASAGTLPTTGVLYGALLSGVVVLVSALTFFPALALGPLAEALL; from the coding sequence CGACCAGACCTGGGCGGGATACGCCGGCAGTCTGCTCGGCTTCACCGGGGCGAGCATCGCCGTGCTCTACCTCCTCCAGCGCGTCCAGGGTGTGCTGCCGCTGAGCAACGGGCTGTCCGGGGTGTCACCGTCGGTGGCGTTCAACACCGCGGTCTCGTTCGTCACCAACACCAACTGGCAGTCCTACGTGCCCGAGACGACGATGGGGCACCTCACCCAGCTCATCGGCCTGACGGTGCAGAACTTCGTCTCCGCGTCGGTCGGGCTGGCCGTGGTCGTCGCCCTCATCCGCGGTTTCGTGCGGGCCGGCGGCGGCGGTCTCGGCAACTTCTGGGTCGACCTGGTCCGCGGCAGCCTGCGGATCCTGCTGCCGCTCTCGGCCCTGGTGGCGGTCGTCCTGCTGACCCAGGGCGTGGTGATGTCGCTGCACGCCTCCTTCGCCGCCACCGGACTGGACGGTGCCGCCCAGCGCATCGCGGTCGCCCCGGTCGCCTCCCAGGAGGCGATCAAGGAGATCGGCACCAACGGCGGTGGCATCCTCAACGCCAACTCCGCGCACCCCTTCGAGAACCCCACCCCGCTGAGCAACGTCGTCCAGGTCATCGCGATCCTCGTCGTCCCGGTCGCGCTGACCCGCACCTTCGGCACGATGGTCGGCAATGTGCGGCAGGGGCTGACCCTCCTCGGGGTCATGGCGGCCCTGTGGGGCGCCCTGCTCGCCCTGGCCACCTGGGCGGAGTCCCACGCCACCGGGGTGGCCGGCCGGGCGGCCGGAACCATGCTCGAGGGCAAGGAGGTCCGGTTCGGGATCCCCGGCTCGGTGCTGTTCGCGGTGAGCACCACCGGGACGTCCACCGGTGCGGTGAACTCGATGCACGACAGCGCCTCCGCCGCCGGTGGCGGGCTGTACCTGCTGAACATGCTGTTCGGCGAGATCGCCCCGGGTGGCGTCGGTTCCGGCCTGTACTCGATGCTCGTGTTCGCCATCATCGCGGTGTTCGTCGGCGGGCTGCTGGTCGGCCGCACCCCGGAGTTCCTGGGGAAGAAGATCGGCCGCCGCGAGATCACCATGGCCGCGCTCAGCGTGCTGGTGATGCCCGCCCTCGTGCTGATCGGGGCCGGTGTCGCCGTCGCACTGCCCGGCACCCTCGCGGCCCAGGGCAACGGCGGTGACCCGGGCACGGCGTCGTCGATCCACGGCTTCTCCGAGGTGCTCTACGCCTACGCCTCGGCCGCCAACAACAACGGCAGCGCCTTCGCCGGCATCACCGTCACCAGCGACTGGTTCCAGACGTCGCTGGGCCTGGTCATGCTGTTCGGCCGGATCCTGCCCATCCTGTTCATCCTGGCGCTGGCCGGCTCGCTGGCCGCCCAACAGCCCACCCCGGCGTCCGCCGGCACGCTGCCCACCACCGGGGTGCTCTACGGCGCGCTGCTGTCCGGCGTCGTGGTGCTCGTCTCGGCGCTCACCTTCTTCCCGGCGCTGGCGCTGGGACCCCTCGCGGAGGCCCTGCTGTGA